A genomic region of Thermogemmata fonticola contains the following coding sequences:
- a CDS encoding Spy/CpxP family protein refolding chaperone — translation MRTRYWVAGLLAAAMFAVVQAQPGFFGVGGGPNFLVINKAIQEELKMTEEQIAKVNEWSKEFFQTAAEIRKEHGIEFKFGGKGGKGGGFGFGKLSDEDKAKLEKANIAIAKEAYKQLGDILNKDQINRLKQIERQLLGVNAFTNAEIVEALKLTDSQKATVKGVISDFQTERRELMADLGFGKGGGKGKFDPDAFKDIQKRFQEVQTKINKAEEEAINKILDVLDDNQKKTWKELVGAPFDRSRLVPAFGGFGKGKFQKKD, via the coding sequence ATGCGCACACGTTACTGGGTCGCCGGCTTGCTCGCTGCCGCTATGTTTGCCGTCGTGCAGGCCCAACCGGGCTTCTTCGGCGTCGGCGGCGGACCAAACTTCCTGGTCATCAACAAAGCCATCCAAGAAGAATTGAAAATGACCGAAGAACAAATCGCCAAAGTCAATGAATGGTCGAAAGAGTTCTTCCAAACCGCCGCGGAAATCCGTAAAGAGCACGGCATCGAGTTCAAATTCGGTGGGAAAGGGGGTAAGGGCGGTGGCTTCGGCTTTGGCAAACTCTCCGATGAGGACAAAGCCAAACTGGAAAAGGCCAATATCGCCATCGCAAAGGAGGCTTACAAGCAACTCGGCGACATCCTCAACAAGGATCAGATCAACCGGCTCAAGCAAATCGAACGCCAACTCCTCGGCGTCAATGCCTTTACCAACGCGGAAATTGTCGAGGCCCTCAAACTCACCGACAGCCAAAAGGCGACGGTCAAGGGAGTCATCAGCGACTTCCAAACTGAACGCCGGGAGCTGATGGCCGATTTGGGGTTCGGCAAAGGCGGCGGCAAGGGGAAGTTCGACCCCGATGCCTTCAAGGACATCCAGAAGCGCTTCCAGGAGGTCCAGACCAAGATCAACAAAGCCGAGGAGGAAGCCATCAACAAAATCCTCGATGTCTTGGACGATAACCAAAAGAAGACCTGGAAGGAATTGGTGGGGGCGCCGTTTGACCGGTCGCGCTTAGTGCCCGCTTTCGGCGGCTTCGGCAAAGGCAAGTTCCAGAAAAAAGACTGA
- a CDS encoding TIGR03009 domain-containing protein, protein MSYGKWLRTACFSVLALVSLYAPGFSRAVAQSAPPSGVPVSPPPPGSAEARLDAHLQGWQKAMEGITNIFVTVTLKRSDPAATGVFKSDKEYKGELLCMKPNYARMRLVYVGDKTGQDYEAFICTGKEIYAYSGLDRTITEWKLPDPARQPNASTDNLMIDFLSGLKAENLKKRFQITLFNEDQYYIYLDIKPLLAKDKEEFKQLRLALYGPRTGSLAYLPAQAYIVKANDTIEQWSLANHKINIPGIDPQKVFRFEDVPGFTRRQAPQSPPPARPGPSAPSPSPLAPGGAGLPPTIRPTP, encoded by the coding sequence ATGTCTTACGGAAAGTGGTTGCGGACAGCGTGCTTTTCCGTCTTAGCCTTGGTCAGCCTGTACGCCCCAGGCTTTTCCCGTGCCGTAGCTCAAAGCGCTCCTCCCTCCGGCGTACCGGTCTCGCCCCCTCCTCCGGGCAGTGCTGAGGCTCGGCTCGACGCCCACCTGCAAGGTTGGCAGAAAGCGATGGAGGGCATCACCAACATCTTTGTGACCGTGACGCTCAAACGCTCCGATCCCGCCGCCACGGGCGTCTTCAAATCCGACAAGGAATACAAAGGCGAGCTGCTCTGCATGAAGCCTAACTACGCCCGCATGCGCCTGGTGTATGTCGGGGACAAAACCGGCCAAGATTACGAAGCCTTTATCTGCACCGGCAAGGAAATCTACGCTTACAGCGGCTTGGATCGCACCATCACGGAATGGAAACTTCCGGATCCCGCTCGGCAACCCAACGCCTCGACCGACAATCTCATGATCGATTTCCTCTCTGGCCTCAAGGCCGAAAACCTGAAAAAACGCTTCCAGATCACCCTGTTCAACGAGGATCAGTACTACATTTACCTGGACATCAAGCCGCTTTTGGCCAAGGACAAGGAGGAATTTAAGCAGTTGCGGCTGGCGTTGTATGGCCCGCGCACCGGCTCCCTGGCGTATTTGCCGGCCCAGGCCTACATCGTCAAAGCGAATGACACCATAGAGCAGTGGTCGCTGGCCAACCACAAGATCAACATTCCGGGGATTGACCCGCAGAAGGTTTTCCGGTTTGAGGATGTGCCGGGGTTTACCCGCCGTCAAGCGCCGCAGTCTCCACCGCCGGCCCGGCCTGGTCCGTCGGCGCCTTCCCCCTCTCCTCTGGCTCCCGGAGGGGCGGGCCTGCCCCCGACTATCCGCCCCACCCCCTGA